From Rhodococcus antarcticus, the proteins below share one genomic window:
- a CDS encoding MFS transporter: MPAHEQPTRILRSQPEPGGAPPGRAVLPPLGPPPVPVEPSGRRPELPRKITVTRVAAMRSRQITRNGIESFHRAASADGADKSGLTRLTYAVMANYAADAALAVALANTLFFAAATAESRSNVALYLLITVAPFAVIAPVIGPLLDRVQRGRRWALAGSFAVRAVLAVVMALNFDTWLLYPCALGILVLSKSFGVLKAAVTPRVLPTGLNLVRTNSRLTVFGLVASGVVGTLASGVTLLAGSAGALLFTALVMLAGGWLCLRIPSWVEVTEGEVPTTLLYTQSADQPATRRRQSLGRTVLTGLWGNGTIRLVTGFLTLFAAFVVKAHTESAPLEQVAMLGLVGAGAGLGSFVGNAAGARLQMGRPDAVVLRCVGAGLAVSVVAALLPGIATAALAALVASAASGLAKVSLDATLQRDLPEASRASAFGRSETVLQVSWVFGGALGVLLPPIYWVGFTVVSVLAAAGLAQSIITSRGGSLLPGLGGVRPRRPAPSRPRVR, encoded by the coding sequence CTGCCCGCCCACGAGCAGCCCACGCGCATCCTGCGCAGCCAGCCGGAGCCCGGTGGCGCCCCCCCGGGCCGCGCGGTGCTGCCGCCTCTCGGCCCGCCCCCGGTGCCGGTGGAGCCGTCCGGCCGCCGCCCCGAGCTGCCGCGCAAGATCACGGTGACCAGGGTCGCCGCCATGCGCAGCCGCCAGATCACCCGCAACGGCATCGAGTCCTTCCACCGGGCGGCCTCCGCCGACGGGGCGGACAAGTCGGGCCTGACCCGTCTGACCTACGCCGTGATGGCCAACTACGCCGCGGACGCAGCCCTGGCCGTGGCGCTGGCGAACACCCTGTTCTTCGCCGCAGCCACCGCGGAGAGCCGGTCCAACGTCGCGCTGTACCTGCTCATCACGGTCGCCCCGTTCGCCGTGATCGCCCCCGTCATCGGGCCGCTGCTGGACCGGGTGCAGCGCGGGCGGCGGTGGGCGCTGGCGGGCTCCTTCGCGGTGCGGGCCGTCCTCGCCGTGGTCATGGCCCTGAACTTCGACACCTGGCTGCTCTACCCGTGCGCGCTGGGGATCCTGGTGCTGAGCAAGTCGTTCGGAGTGCTCAAGGCGGCCGTCACCCCCAGGGTGCTGCCCACCGGGCTGAACCTCGTGCGGACGAACTCGCGCCTGACGGTGTTCGGGCTGGTGGCCAGCGGGGTCGTCGGCACCCTGGCCTCCGGCGTGACCCTGCTGGCGGGCTCGGCCGGGGCGCTGCTGTTCACCGCGCTGGTCATGCTGGCCGGGGGATGGCTGTGCCTGCGCATCCCGTCCTGGGTGGAGGTGACCGAGGGTGAGGTGCCCACCACGCTGCTGTACACGCAGTCCGCGGACCAGCCGGCGACCAGGCGGCGGCAGTCGCTGGGACGCACCGTCCTGACGGGGCTGTGGGGCAACGGCACCATCCGCCTGGTCACCGGCTTCCTCACCCTGTTCGCCGCGTTCGTGGTCAAGGCCCACACCGAGTCGGCGCCGCTGGAGCAGGTGGCCATGCTGGGGCTCGTGGGGGCTGGTGCAGGGCTCGGCAGCTTCGTCGGCAACGCCGCGGGTGCCCGGCTGCAGATGGGCCGTCCGGACGCGGTGGTGCTGCGGTGCGTGGGCGCCGGGCTGGCGGTCTCGGTGGTCGCGGCGCTGCTGCCCGGCATCGCCACCGCGGCGCTCGCCGCCCTGGTCGCGTCCGCGGCCAGCGGGCTCGCCAAGGTCTCTCTCGACGCCACCCTGCAGCGCGACCTCCCGGAGGCCTCCCGCGCCTCGGCGTTCGGCCGGTCCGAGACGGTGCTGCAGGTGTCGTGGGTGTTCGGCGGCGCGCTCGGGGTGCTCCTGCCGCCGATCTACTGGGTCGGGTTCACCGTGGTCTCGGTGCTCGCCGCCGCGGGGCTGGCCCAGTCCATCATCACCAGCCGTGGCGGCTCGCTGCTGCCGGGCCTGGGTGGGGTGCGCCCGCGGCGGCCCGCGCCCAGCCGCCCCCGGGTGCGCTGA
- a CDS encoding DUF2771 family protein, which produces MTRPRLRRATSLVGAAVLAVTLSACATQGPPEVTFYSDRTTVVTGPQVLCSLDFTTCTQGEAAQLDVPPGDVLQVSLPSEIFNAPWRMLTAYTDAQGGQQVRDDYYRPGARLAVTVDLGDPASVLQFVEIQLPSGATNADGTPVARGSWSVQNSYDPHSG; this is translated from the coding sequence GTGACCCGACCTCGCCTGCGCCGCGCCACCTCGCTCGTCGGAGCGGCCGTGCTCGCCGTGACCCTGTCCGCCTGCGCAACGCAGGGACCACCCGAGGTCACCTTCTACTCCGACCGGACCACCGTGGTCACGGGTCCGCAGGTGCTCTGCTCGCTGGACTTCACCACCTGCACCCAGGGCGAGGCCGCCCAGCTCGACGTGCCGCCGGGTGACGTCCTGCAGGTCTCGCTGCCCTCGGAGATCTTCAACGCGCCGTGGCGGATGCTCACCGCGTACACCGATGCGCAGGGTGGCCAGCAGGTCCGGGACGACTACTACCGTCCCGGCGCGCGCCTCGCCGTGACCGTCGACCTCGGCGACCCTGCGAGCGTGCTCCAGTTCGTGGAGATCCAGCTGCCCTCGGGCGCCACCAACGCCGACGGGACCCCCGTCGCCCGGGGCAGCTGGTCGGTGCAGAACTCCTACGACCCGCACTCCGGCTGA
- a CDS encoding isocitrate lyase/PEP mutase family protein, with product MADLLGTRPNPRARLRELLAGPGALRAPGAYDGLSARLVEQAGFDAVYMTGFGTSATLLGRPDVGLLTQTEMVDNARRMVQAVDVPLIADADTGYGNPVNVIRTVREYEQAGVAAIQLEDQVAPKRCGHMSGKEVVPTADMVAKISAAVAARQDPDLVVIARTDVAETQGTAAAVERAKAFRDAGADVLFVEAPRTAADVELVAAELDGTPLLFNWVEGGRTAPVPLERVEELGYRLVIFPVSTLMAATAAMRGVLERLRTTGSTDGPGLEPFDGFLDAIGLPEIRAAEARFRS from the coding sequence GTGGCTGACCTGCTCGGAACCCGCCCCAACCCCCGTGCCCGCCTGCGCGAGCTGCTCGCCGGACCGGGGGCGCTGCGGGCCCCCGGGGCCTACGACGGCCTCTCCGCCCGGCTCGTCGAGCAGGCCGGCTTCGACGCCGTCTACATGACCGGGTTCGGCACCTCGGCCACGCTGCTCGGCCGCCCCGACGTGGGGCTGCTGACCCAGACGGAGATGGTGGACAACGCCCGGCGCATGGTGCAGGCGGTGGACGTGCCGCTCATCGCCGACGCCGACACCGGCTACGGCAACCCCGTCAACGTCATCCGCACCGTGCGCGAGTACGAGCAGGCGGGCGTGGCGGCGATCCAGCTCGAGGACCAGGTGGCGCCCAAGCGCTGCGGCCACATGAGCGGCAAGGAGGTGGTTCCCACCGCGGACATGGTGGCGAAGATCTCTGCTGCGGTGGCCGCCCGCCAGGATCCCGACCTCGTGGTCATCGCCCGCACCGACGTCGCCGAGACCCAGGGCACGGCCGCGGCGGTCGAGCGGGCCAAGGCCTTCCGCGACGCCGGGGCGGACGTGCTGTTCGTCGAGGCCCCGCGCACCGCCGCCGACGTGGAGCTGGTGGCCGCCGAGCTCGACGGCACCCCGCTGCTGTTCAACTGGGTGGAAGGGGGCCGCACCGCGCCGGTGCCGCTGGAGCGCGTGGAGGAGCTCGGCTACCGCCTGGTGATCTTCCCGGTGAGCACCCTGATGGCCGCCACCGCCGCGATGCGCGGGGTGCTGGAACGGCTGCGCACCACGGGCTCCACCGACGGACCCGGCCTGGAGCCCTTCGACGGCTTCCTGGACGCGATCGGGCTGCCGGAGATCCGCGCGGCCGAGGCCCGCTTCAGGTCCTGA
- a CDS encoding AMP-binding protein: protein MTAPLSHDQGPSEPALLTTTIGANLAATVAAHGSLDAMVDVTSGRRWTYDELHADVRRLAAGLLRAGLRPGDRVGIWAPNCPEWTLTQYATAEIGVILVTVNPAYRVHELEFVLNQAGIRMVVAASAFKTSDYAAMIAEVAPRCEALTDVVIIGGDRWAALAEGERDDEAVAAVASGLDAHDPVNLQYTSGTTGFPKGATLSHSNILNNGYFVGELCGYTCADRVCIPVPFYHCFGMVMGNLACTTHGSAMVIPAPGFDPAATLEAVQSQRCTSLYGVPTMFIAELALPGFDDYDLSSLRTGIMAGSPCPEQVMRTVMDTMGMDEVSIAYGMTETSPVSLQTRSDDSLQRRVATVGRVGPHLEVKVVDPVTGDTVPRGEVGELCTRGYSVMLGYWNQPEKTAEALDAERWMHTGDLATMDADGYVSITGRIKDLVIRGGENVYPREVEEFLYTHPDILDAQVIGVPDAKFGEELMAWVQLREGAVELTAQALREFCAGKLAHYKVPRYVHVVDEFPMTVTGKVRKVEMREVSTGLLGLG from the coding sequence GTGACCGCGCCGCTCTCCCACGACCAGGGGCCGTCCGAGCCCGCGCTGCTCACCACGACCATCGGCGCGAACCTGGCCGCCACGGTCGCGGCGCACGGCTCGCTGGACGCCATGGTCGACGTCACCTCGGGCCGACGGTGGACCTACGACGAGCTGCACGCCGACGTGCGTCGGCTCGCGGCGGGGCTGCTGCGGGCGGGTCTGCGTCCCGGCGACCGGGTCGGCATCTGGGCACCCAACTGTCCCGAGTGGACGCTGACCCAGTACGCCACCGCGGAGATCGGCGTCATCCTCGTCACCGTGAATCCCGCCTACCGGGTGCACGAGCTCGAGTTCGTGCTCAACCAGGCCGGCATACGGATGGTCGTGGCCGCGTCGGCGTTCAAGACCTCCGACTACGCCGCGATGATCGCCGAGGTCGCGCCCCGGTGCGAGGCGCTGACCGACGTCGTCATCATCGGTGGTGACCGCTGGGCGGCGCTGGCCGAGGGTGAGCGCGACGACGAGGCCGTCGCCGCCGTTGCGAGCGGGCTCGACGCCCACGACCCGGTGAACCTGCAGTACACCTCCGGCACCACGGGGTTCCCCAAGGGCGCCACCCTGAGCCACTCGAACATCCTCAACAACGGCTACTTCGTCGGCGAGCTCTGCGGCTACACCTGCGCCGACAGGGTGTGCATCCCGGTGCCCTTCTACCACTGCTTCGGCATGGTGATGGGGAACCTCGCCTGCACCACCCACGGCTCCGCGATGGTCATCCCCGCGCCCGGCTTCGACCCCGCGGCCACGCTCGAGGCCGTGCAGTCGCAGCGGTGCACGAGCCTGTACGGCGTGCCCACGATGTTCATCGCCGAGCTCGCGCTGCCGGGCTTCGACGACTACGACCTCTCGAGCCTGCGCACCGGGATCATGGCCGGGTCGCCGTGCCCCGAGCAGGTCATGCGCACCGTCATGGACACGATGGGGATGGACGAGGTGAGCATCGCCTACGGGATGACCGAGACCTCCCCGGTCAGCCTGCAGACCCGTTCCGACGACTCCCTGCAGCGCCGCGTGGCCACGGTCGGGCGGGTGGGCCCGCACCTGGAGGTGAAGGTGGTCGACCCCGTCACCGGCGACACCGTGCCCCGGGGCGAGGTGGGCGAGCTCTGCACCCGCGGCTACAGCGTGATGCTGGGCTACTGGAACCAGCCGGAGAAGACGGCCGAGGCCCTGGACGCCGAGCGGTGGATGCACACCGGCGACCTCGCCACGATGGACGCCGACGGCTACGTCTCCATCACCGGGCGCATCAAGGACCTGGTGATCCGGGGCGGGGAGAACGTCTACCCCCGCGAGGTCGAGGAGTTCCTCTACACCCACCCCGACATCCTCGACGCCCAGGTCATCGGGGTGCCGGACGCGAAGTTCGGTGAGGAGCTGATGGCGTGGGTGCAGCTGCGCGAGGGGGCCGTCGAGCTGACCGCGCAGGCGCTGCGGGAGTTCTGCGCCGGCAAGCTCGCCCACTACAAGGTGCCGCGCTACGTGCACGTGGTGGACGAGTTCCCGATGACCGTCACCGGCAAGGTCCGCAAGGTGGAGATGCGGGAGGTGTCCACCGGGCTGCTCGGGCTGGGCTGA
- a CDS encoding hydantoinase/oxoprolinase family protein, whose product MTYRLGVDVGGTFTDVLLVDSDSGDTWRAKTASTPEDQSTGVLHGIDLVCAKAGVDRADIGSVLHGTTVATNAILEGKGAVVGLVTTQGFRQVLQIARSFVPGGLAGWIIWPKPEPLAALENTVEVPGRMASDGTEVHPLDEEAVRAALRTLRDRGVEALAVSLINSFADDTHERRVAALAAEELPGVPVSLSSQVLPEMREYERTVTTVANGYVQPQVARYVRTLSEQLKASGVAGELAVLRSDGGLSAAEVAVADPVTLLLSGPAGGVTGAVWVAQQCGVRDLLTFDMGGTSTDVALVQDLVPRIGRETKVGDLTVRASSVDVRTVGAGGGSIAHVPELTKALRVGPQSAGAVPGPAAYGKGGTEATVTDANIVLGYLPATLAGGEITLDVEASRRAVQAVADAVGLPSAEAAAAGIIDIVNENMLGGLRLVSVQQGFDPRDFALTAFGGAGPLHANALGRLTGAWPVVVPPSPGVLCALGDATTSVRDESARTCLRRFADLDGAELVRILGELRAATAARIADQGIGEAEQEVRLEVDVRFFGQGFDIPVTVDPAWLEHPDTALERVAAAFDDAHQRLFSFLVPADHELVNARATVSGPRPHVQPTVLPDGDGDPSAARTTTSPVYVDGAFADAGIYDRALLRAGDVVTGPAVITEMDSTTLVLPGHQALTHASGSLLITPTDATAQEG is encoded by the coding sequence GCACGGCATCGACCTGGTGTGCGCGAAGGCCGGCGTGGACCGGGCGGACATCGGCTCGGTGCTGCACGGCACCACGGTGGCGACCAACGCGATCCTGGAGGGCAAGGGTGCGGTGGTCGGCCTCGTCACCACCCAGGGCTTCCGGCAGGTGCTGCAGATCGCCCGCTCGTTCGTCCCCGGCGGGCTCGCGGGCTGGATCATCTGGCCCAAGCCGGAGCCGCTGGCCGCGCTGGAGAACACCGTGGAGGTGCCCGGCCGGATGGCCAGCGACGGCACCGAGGTGCACCCGCTGGACGAGGAGGCCGTCCGGGCGGCCCTGCGCACGCTGCGGGATCGAGGGGTGGAGGCGCTGGCCGTCTCGCTGATCAACTCCTTCGCCGACGACACCCACGAGCGCCGGGTGGCAGCGCTGGCCGCCGAGGAGCTGCCCGGGGTGCCGGTCTCGCTGAGCAGCCAGGTGCTGCCGGAGATGCGCGAGTACGAGCGCACCGTCACCACCGTGGCCAACGGCTACGTCCAGCCGCAGGTCGCGCGCTACGTCCGCACCCTCAGCGAGCAGCTGAAGGCCAGCGGGGTGGCCGGTGAGCTCGCGGTGCTGCGCAGCGACGGTGGGCTCTCCGCCGCCGAGGTGGCCGTCGCCGACCCGGTGACCCTGCTGCTCTCGGGTCCCGCGGGCGGGGTGACCGGCGCGGTGTGGGTGGCCCAGCAGTGCGGGGTCCGGGACCTGCTGACCTTCGACATGGGCGGCACGTCCACCGACGTCGCCCTCGTCCAGGACCTGGTGCCGCGCATCGGCCGGGAGACCAAGGTCGGCGACCTCACCGTCCGGGCGTCCTCGGTGGACGTGCGCACCGTCGGTGCGGGCGGCGGGTCCATCGCCCACGTGCCCGAGCTGACCAAGGCGCTGCGCGTGGGTCCGCAGTCCGCCGGGGCCGTCCCTGGACCGGCTGCCTACGGCAAGGGCGGCACCGAGGCGACGGTCACCGACGCCAACATCGTGCTGGGCTACCTGCCCGCAACGCTGGCCGGTGGCGAGATCACCCTGGACGTCGAGGCCTCCCGGCGCGCGGTGCAGGCGGTGGCCGACGCCGTCGGGCTGCCCTCGGCCGAGGCCGCCGCGGCCGGGATCATCGACATCGTCAACGAGAACATGCTGGGCGGGCTGCGCCTGGTCAGCGTCCAGCAGGGCTTCGACCCCCGGGACTTCGCACTCACCGCCTTCGGTGGGGCCGGCCCGCTGCACGCGAACGCGCTGGGCAGGCTCACCGGGGCCTGGCCCGTGGTGGTGCCTCCATCACCCGGCGTGCTGTGCGCCCTGGGCGACGCCACCACCTCGGTCCGCGACGAGTCCGCCCGCACCTGCCTGCGCCGCTTCGCCGACCTCGACGGCGCCGAGCTGGTGCGCATCCTCGGCGAGCTGCGGGCGGCGACGGCCGCGCGCATCGCCGACCAGGGGATCGGTGAGGCCGAGCAGGAGGTGCGGCTGGAGGTCGACGTCCGCTTCTTCGGCCAGGGCTTCGACATCCCGGTGACCGTGGACCCGGCCTGGCTGGAGCACCCCGACACCGCCCTGGAGCGGGTCGCCGCGGCCTTCGACGACGCCCACCAGCGGCTGTTCAGCTTCCTGGTGCCCGCCGACCACGAGCTGGTCAACGCCCGGGCCACCGTCTCCGGCCCGCGCCCGCACGTGCAGCCGACCGTGCTGCCCGACGGTGACGGGGACCCCTCGGCCGCGCGCACCACCACCAGCCCGGTCTACGTGGACGGGGCCTTCGCCGATGCCGGGATCTACGACCGCGCGCTGCTGCGGGCCGGCGACGTCGTCACCGGGCCCGCCGTCATCACCGAGATGGACTCCACCACCCTCGTCCTGCCCGGCCACCAGGCGCTCACCCACGCCTCGGGCAGCCTGCTGATCACGCCCACCGACGCCACCGCCCAGGAGGGCTGA
- a CDS encoding cold-shock protein, which translates to MPTGKVKWYDVEKGFGFLSQEQGEDVYVRSSALPAGVEGLKAGQKVEFGMAAGKRGPQALSLTVLESPPSIAASAPRGRTGQGGHHKHTPDELHGMVEDMITLLEATVQKDLRLGKYPDRKVSQRISEVVRAVARELDS; encoded by the coding sequence GTGCCTACCGGCAAGGTGAAGTGGTACGACGTGGAGAAGGGCTTCGGCTTCCTCTCCCAGGAGCAGGGCGAGGACGTCTACGTGCGGTCCTCCGCGCTGCCCGCGGGCGTCGAGGGGCTCAAGGCGGGCCAGAAGGTCGAGTTCGGCATGGCCGCGGGCAAGCGCGGACCGCAGGCGCTGAGCCTGACGGTGCTCGAGTCGCCGCCGTCGATCGCCGCCTCCGCCCCGCGCGGGCGCACCGGCCAGGGCGGCCACCACAAGCACACCCCCGACGAGCTGCACGGCATGGTCGAGGACATGATCACGCTGCTCGAGGCCACCGTGCAGAAGGACCTCCGGCTCGGGAAGTACCCGGATCGCAAGGTGTCCCAGCGCATCTCCGAGGTGGTTCGTGCCGTGGCCCGCGAGCTCGACAGCTAG
- a CDS encoding isochorismatase family protein, giving the protein MSGPFGARLGWGRAPALLLVDVVNAYVTPGSPLDLGATGPPVVAACAQLLEAARGACIPVVHTRVGYTAGMADAGHFGRKVPALAVFAAGAPGGLGGVPPELEARPDEPVLVKQHASAFFGTSLAATLTSLRVDTVVVAGFSTSGCVRASATDAVQHGFAPLVVREACGDRTAALHEANLHDLDAKYADVVSLLDALTHLRGEDPRG; this is encoded by the coding sequence GTGAGCGGTCCCTTCGGCGCACGGCTCGGCTGGGGCCGGGCCCCGGCCCTGCTGCTGGTGGACGTGGTGAACGCGTACGTCACCCCGGGGAGCCCGCTGGACCTGGGGGCCACCGGGCCGCCCGTGGTGGCGGCCTGCGCCCAGCTGCTGGAGGCCGCCCGGGGTGCGTGCATCCCCGTGGTGCACACGCGGGTCGGGTACACCGCGGGGATGGCCGACGCCGGGCACTTCGGCCGCAAGGTCCCGGCGCTGGCCGTGTTCGCGGCCGGCGCCCCGGGCGGGCTCGGCGGCGTCCCGCCCGAGCTCGAGGCCCGGCCGGACGAGCCCGTCCTGGTCAAGCAGCACGCGTCGGCCTTCTTCGGCACGTCCCTGGCCGCCACCCTCACCTCGCTGCGGGTCGACACCGTCGTGGTGGCAGGGTTCTCCACGTCCGGGTGCGTGCGGGCCAGCGCCACCGACGCCGTGCAGCACGGGTTCGCCCCGCTGGTGGTGCGCGAGGCCTGCGGCGACCGCACGGCCGCCCTGCACGAGGCCAACCTGCACGACCTGGACGCCAAGTACGCCGACGTCGTGTCCCTGCTGGACGCGCTCACCCACCTGCGTGGAGAGGACCCCCGTGGCTGA
- a CDS encoding hydantoinase B/oxoprolinase family protein, giving the protein MATIAQTATTTLGTVPVDPVTLDLIENGLRNARQEMDEVLFRTALSPGIREQHDEFPLIADPAGKMVVGQFGLSIPDFLAGFAGEIGEGDVLLTSDPYACGAAISHANDWLVVVPIFHEGHLVGWSSMFGHMSDVGGKTPSSMPTDATTIYEEGVVIPPFKLYRAGQLNDDALRIILNQVRVPDWNRADLNGLVAACRTAGRRVQEMCTRFGTETYLSALDNLLDRNYHAMKALLHMVFEEGRTLSFTDYICDDGVGFGPYELVLSLTRTGDVVHLDFTGSSPQAVGPINYYINENLIRMFFGIYMITVADPQILWNDGFYPLVEVTIPERSFWKPEHPAALNARNHGIGRVFDLFGGLLGQTNPALLNAAGFSSSPHFMYSGRYSGGDRAGEWFQLYSIGFGGIPGRPLGDGPDGHSLWPSFTNIPCEFLESYYPLRIEAWETIPDTGGAGLHRGGNGVDVAYRFLEAGTITIHDDRWLTYPWGVNGGTPGARGRKVLERADGATVVLPSKCDGVAVAAGDLLHFITWGGGGWGDPLEREPELVALEVRRGLVSAAGAQRFGVVLADDGAVDDAATASLRDRLRDGRGELPVFDRGPELEEILARCEEETGLPAPKRPVWT; this is encoded by the coding sequence ATGGCCACGATCGCGCAGACCGCCACCACCACCCTGGGCACGGTGCCCGTGGACCCGGTGACCCTGGACCTCATCGAGAACGGGCTGCGCAACGCCCGTCAGGAGATGGACGAGGTGCTCTTCCGCACCGCGCTGAGCCCCGGCATCCGGGAGCAGCACGACGAGTTCCCGCTCATCGCCGACCCGGCCGGGAAGATGGTCGTCGGCCAGTTCGGGCTCTCCATCCCCGACTTCCTGGCGGGCTTCGCCGGGGAGATCGGCGAGGGCGACGTGCTGCTGACCTCGGACCCCTACGCGTGCGGGGCGGCGATCAGCCACGCCAACGACTGGCTCGTCGTCGTCCCGATCTTCCACGAGGGCCACCTGGTGGGCTGGAGCTCGATGTTCGGGCACATGTCCGACGTGGGTGGCAAGACCCCGTCGTCCATGCCCACCGACGCGACCACGATCTACGAGGAGGGCGTGGTCATCCCGCCCTTCAAGCTCTACCGGGCCGGCCAGCTCAACGACGACGCGCTGCGCATCATCCTCAACCAGGTGCGGGTGCCGGACTGGAACCGCGCCGACCTCAACGGCCTCGTCGCCGCCTGCCGCACCGCGGGGCGCCGGGTGCAGGAGATGTGCACCCGCTTCGGCACCGAGACCTACCTCAGCGCGCTGGACAACCTCCTCGACCGCAACTACCACGCCATGAAAGCGTTGCTGCACATGGTGTTCGAGGAGGGACGCACCCTCAGCTTCACCGACTACATCTGCGACGACGGCGTGGGCTTCGGCCCCTACGAGCTGGTGCTCTCGCTCACCCGCACCGGCGACGTGGTGCACCTGGACTTCACCGGGTCCTCACCCCAGGCGGTGGGGCCGATCAACTACTACATCAACGAGAACCTCATCCGGATGTTCTTCGGCATCTACATGATCACCGTGGCCGACCCGCAGATCCTGTGGAACGACGGCTTCTACCCCCTCGTCGAGGTGACCATCCCGGAGCGCTCCTTCTGGAAGCCCGAGCACCCCGCCGCGCTGAACGCCCGCAACCACGGCATCGGCCGGGTCTTCGACCTGTTCGGCGGACTGCTCGGCCAGACCAACCCCGCGCTGCTGAACGCGGCCGGGTTCTCCTCCTCGCCGCACTTCATGTACTCCGGGCGCTACAGCGGGGGTGACCGGGCGGGCGAGTGGTTCCAGCTGTACTCCATCGGCTTCGGCGGCATCCCGGGACGCCCGCTCGGTGACGGACCGGACGGGCACTCGCTGTGGCCCAGCTTCACCAACATCCCGTGCGAGTTCCTGGAGAGCTACTACCCGCTGCGGATCGAGGCGTGGGAGACCATCCCCGACACCGGCGGCGCCGGCCTGCACCGCGGGGGCAACGGCGTCGACGTGGCCTACCGCTTCCTGGAGGCGGGCACCATCACCATCCACGACGACCGCTGGCTCACCTACCCCTGGGGCGTCAACGGCGGTACCCCCGGGGCCCGCGGGCGCAAGGTCCTGGAGCGGGCCGACGGCGCCACCGTGGTCCTGCCGAGCAAGTGCGACGGGGTCGCCGTGGCGGCCGGTGACCTGCTGCACTTCATCACCTGGGGCGGCGGGGGCTGGGGCGACCCGCTCGAGCGGGAGCCGGAGCTGGTGGCCCTGGAGGTGCGCCGCGGGCTGGTCAGCGCGGCCGGGGCGCAGCGGTTCGGGGTGGTGCTGGCCGACGACGGCGCGGTGGACGACGCCGCGACCGCGAGCCTGCGCGACCGGCTGCGCGACGGCCGGGGCGAGCTGCCGGTGTTCGACCGCGGGCCCGAGCTCGAGGAGATCCTGGCCCGCTGCGAGGAGGAGACGGGGCTGCCCGCGCCGAAGCGGCCGGTCTGGACGTGA